The following coding sequences lie in one Heliangelus exortis chromosome 8, bHelExo1.hap1, whole genome shotgun sequence genomic window:
- the LOC139798767 gene encoding uncharacterized protein, with protein MAEHNIKVLLSELKANPGSPGSGRPRRCPVWREPPLPPGAASASASPPASTARPVPQGTQPDTCPSPRGRSRPPAASRGRPTPRGTTERGAARPSPPPPGSILPPPPRLLAAGRPGRPPPPSASRRSCRERVPAAAAGGGGEGSGRSRRRAEGSRRCAEPPPPPPPSPPPPGAGSTEGTSRARGCAGRHRPPCRGAGAR; from the exons ATGGCAGAACATAATATTAAAGTCCTCCTCAGTGAATTAAAGGCAAATCCTGGT TCACCAGGCTCGGGACGGCCGCGGCGCTGCCCGGTGTGGCGAGAGCCCCCGCTGCCGCCGGGCGCCGCTTCGgcctctgcctccccccccgCCTCAACCGCCCGCCCCGTCCCTCAGGGCACCCAGCCAGACACCTGCCCCAGCCCACGGGGTCGGTCCCGTCCCCCCGCCGCCTCCCGGGGCCGGCCCACCCCGCGGGGCACGACTGAGCGCGGCGCCGCTCGGCCCTCACCCCCGCCCCCGGGCAGCattctccccccaccccctcggCTGTTGGCCGCGGGCAGGCCGGGCCGGCCGCCTCCGCCCTCTGCCAGCAGGCGGAGCTGCAGGGAGCGGGTCCCCGCCGCAGCggctggagggggaggggaaggaagcgGAAGGAGCCGACGCCGCGCTGAGGGGAGCAGGCGCTGtgcggagccgccgccgccgccgccgccgtcgCCGCCGCCGCCTGGTGCGGGCAGCACGGAGGGAACGAGCCGAGCGCGGGGCTGCGCGGGCCGGCACCGCCCGCCGTGCCGAGGAGCGGGCGCCAGGTGA
- the USP33 gene encoding ubiquitin carboxyl-terminal hydrolase 33 isoform X4, which produces MNAALQALSNCPPLTHFFLDCGGLARTDKKPAICKSYLKLMTELWHKSRPGSVVPTGLFQGIKTVNPTFRGYSQQDAQEFLRCLMDLLHEELKEPVVELEDAQPMSVEEPMEEDKSQSDVGFQPCESCGTCDKTENDTIFKPVLEDPAETTMLIQDDENNSVMSKDWQKEKIPSNKLKRANSMEDFEKDTNTASETTEFLNNPGTVKVQIHSRFSEYINDVHMNDISSNEGMNTRLSNSPPKSFASSSSLAPAHKKVSTVSSPKRKKRKKYKSVISDIFDGTIISSVQCLTCDRLSVTLETFQDLSLPIPGKEDLAKLHSASHQTSLVKAGSCGEAYAPQGWIAFFMEYFKRFVVSCVPSWFWGPVVTLQDCLAAFFARDELKGDNMYSCGRCKKLRNGVKFCKVQKFPEILCIHLKRFRHELMFSTKIGTHVSFPLEGLDLQPFLAKDSPAQIVTYDLLSVICHHGTASSGHYIAYCRNNLNNLWYEFDDQSVTEVSESTVQNAEAYVLFYRKSNEEAQRERRRISGLLNMMEPSLLQFYVSRQWLNKFKTFAEPGPISNNDFLCVHGGVPPHKANFIEDLVVMLPQNIWDNLYSRYGGGPAVNHLYVCHTCQIESERIEKRRKNELEMFIRLNRAFQEEESPSTFYCISMQWFREWEGFVKGKDSDPPGPIDNVKIAVTKCGNAVLKQGADSGQISEETWNFLQSIYGGGPEIILRPPVPPVEPDILQTEEKIELETHGL; this is translated from the exons GATGCACAAGAATTTTTGCGTTGTTTAATGGATTTACTTCACGAAGAACTTAAAGAACCAGTTGTAGAACTAGAAGATGCTCAGCCTATGAGTGTTGAAGAGCCTATGGAAGAAGACAAGAGCCAGTCAGATGTAGGCTTCCAGCCCTGTGAATCCTGTGGTACCTgtgataaaacagaaaatgacacAATTTTCAAACCTGTCTTAGAGGATCCTGCAGAGACAACCATGTTAATTCAGGATGATGAGAACAATTCAGTCATGTCTAAAGattggcagaaagaaaaaataccaagCAACAAGCTCAAACGAGCAAATTCTATGGAAGACTTTGAAAAAGACACAAACACTGCTTCAGAGaccactgaatttttaaataatccagGAACTGTCAAAGTACAGATACACAGCAGATTTTCAG AGTATATCAATGATGTCCACATGAATGACATATCATCAAATGAAGGGATGAACACACGCTTATCAAACAGTCCACCAAAATCATTTGCATCATCCTCTTCACTGGCACCAGCCCACAAAAAAG TTTCTACTGTGTCATCACCAAAAAGGAAGAAGCGCAAGAAGTACAAGAGTGTTATCTCTGATATATTTGATGGGACTATAATAAGTTCAGTACAGTGCTTGACTTGTGATCGG ctgtCTGTAACCCTGGAGACCTTTCAGGATCTGTCCTTGCCTATACCAGGTAAGGAAGATCTTGCTAAACTCCATTCTGCAAGTCATCAGACATCTCTAGTCAAGGCAGGGTCGTGTGGAGAAGCATATGCCCCCCAGGGATGGATAGCTTTTTTTATGGAATACTTCAAAAG GTTTGTTGTCTCATGTGTTCCTAGCTGGTTTTGGGGTCCAGTTGTAACCTTACAAGATTGTCTTGCTGCCTTTTTCGCCAGAGATGAACTCAAGG GTGATAACATGTACAGCTGTGGAAGGTGTAAGAA GTTAAGAAATGGAGTGAAATTCTGCAAAGTGCAAAAATTTCCTGAG ATACTGTGCATTCATCTCAAAAGATTTAGACATGAACTTATGTTTTCCACAAAAATTGGGACCCATGTGTCCTTTCCTCTGGAAGGCCTTGatcttcagcctttccttgcaAAGGACAGTCCAGCTCAAATAGTAACTTATGATCTCCTGTCTGTCATCTGCCATCATGGAACTGCCAGCA GTGGACATTATATAGCTTATTGTCGCaacaatttaaataatttgtggTATGAATTTGATGACCAGAGCGTCACAGAAGTATCAGAATCCACAGTGCAAAATGCAGAAGCCTATGTGCTCTTCTACAg AAAGAGCAATgaagaagcacagagagaaagaCGGAGGATATCGGGTCTGCTGAATATGATGGAACCAAGTCTTCTGCAGTTCTATGTTTCCAGACAGTGGTTAAATAAATTCAAGACCTTTGCAGAGCCTGGACCAATTTCTAACAATGACTTTCTCTGTGTGCATGGAG GTGTTCCACCACACAAAGCTAACTTCATAGAAGACCTAGTTGTAATGCTACCTCAAAATATATGGGATAATTTGTATAGCAG GTATGGAGGAGGACCAGCTGTTAACCATCTGTATGTTTGTCACACCTGTCAAATAGAGTCTGAAAGAAttgaaaaaagaaggaaaaatgaattGGAAATGTTTATTCGG cttaaTAGAGCATTCCAAGAAGAAGAATCTCCATCAACATTTTACTGCATCAGCATGCAATGGTTCAGAGAATGGGAAGGATTTGTAAAGGGCAAAGACAGTG ATCCTCCTGGTCCTATTGATAACGTTAAGATTGCAGTAACAAAATGTGGAAATGCTGTGCTAAAACAAG gtGCAGATTCTGGACAAATATCTGAAGAAACATGGAATTTTCTTCAGTCAATCTATGGTGGAGGTCCAGAGATTATACTCAGGCCACCTGTTCCTCCAGTAGAACCTGATATCTTGCAAACAGAGGAGAAGATTGAATTAGAAACACATGGTCTGTAG